Genomic segment of Aquarana catesbeiana isolate 2022-GZ linkage group LG09, ASM4218655v1, whole genome shotgun sequence:
AAAGAGAGAGCGTAGACAAATTTTATGGACCAAATAATATGCCAGTTAAAACCTGTGCCTCTACACAAAGTAGAGAATTCTCTGCTTTgcagaataacaaaactttaaaccatGAACCTCTGTCTAGCACATTCTTGGGAACAGAAATAAAGGACGAACAAAGTAATTTTGACTGTGAAGATACAAGGGTAAAGATCAATAACTCTGATCAGGTGGATAATCCATCCCTAGACAGTGTCCAAAACCTTTTCTCAGGCATACTTCAAAAAACATGTAACCATAATGCATGGAGCAACCAAGAGTGCTTATTGGACAGCCATCAAATAAAAACAGTAAATGTTACAGACTCTTTTGTGGAGAGCAATTATGATTTTGATTTTATTCCACAGTCCTTTTCAGAGAAATTTCAACACATACCCATACTGGATGGCCATCAATCTAAGATGGCAGAATTCACTGACCCTGCTTTGTTGGAAAGTAATACTTTGGATCATGTTCAAAGCCATTTTGGAGATGTGCTCCAGAGAAAACACATTACGAAAGGGCTATCTAATGAAAGATGCTCAGTAGTTGGTCAAGAAATCAAGAACCAAGAGGTGAGTGACTGTTGTCTGCAGAATGACCGTAGCTTAAGTGTCACAAATATTTTTAGGGATATACCTCAAAAAACACATACAAAGACTGAACTTAAACTAGATGGCCATCAAACCAAGACCGTAAACCTAAAAGAATGTCCCTTGGAGAACAAGGATACTAAGAATATCTCAAACATCTTTCAGAATGTATTTGAAAAAGCTCATATAAAAAGAAAACTAACTTACCAAAATGAATTCAAGAAAGTAGAGATCAATGACCCTTTAGTGGAGGGCAGTGATGCTTTGTACCAGCTCCCAAACTCTTTTTCAGATGGACTTCAAAGAACTTGCATAAAGACAGAACTAATCCACCAAGAGCATGCCAAAAATGGTCCTCAGCAGAAAATAATGGATACAACTGACTCTGCTGTGGTGGACAGACATGTTTTTGGCTATGACACAAATCCACTGCAATGTCACGGCAAGAGAGAATTAACCTATCAAGAATGTTCAATGCGTAGTCAGCAAACTAAGATAGTAGAGTTCCACCGTTCTACTCAAGAAAACAATAGCAGTTTGAGTATAGATTGGCAGACAAACAGTAAGCCTTCTACTAATTTAGATCACCAGTATTTCATCAAGGAACCTATACAACATAGTAAAAACAGCACTTGGCAAACAGGAAGAGTTCAGCCCTCCGGTAAGCCACTGAAAATGGTATCATGTAGTGACTGTGGAAAGATGTTCTCTTGTAATTCCTATCTTTCAAGACACCAGAGACTTCATACTGGAGAAAAACCTTTCACATGTTCCGAATGTGGCAAGAGCTTCTCTTGGATGTCATCCCTAGTGACGCACAAAAGGACACACCTTGGGGAGAAGCCTTTCACCTGCAAGCAGTGCGGGAAAAGATTTTCTGATTATTCTGGCATTATCAAACATCGAAGAAGCCACACGGGGGAAAAACCTTATTCTTGTCTCATGTGCGGAGCGCGCTTTGCACAAACTTATCAACTTGTCAAGCACCAGGCTGTCCATTTGTTCGAAGATGTGGCAAAA
This window contains:
- the LOC141107834 gene encoding uncharacterized protein isoform X1, which codes for MKGCTMQTEKVISHILEIIYLMTGEEYMIVKKPSPYKCFSQISESLCQIKNSVLEIPADSAVHVRRNGCNPGSCVTHGMPGETQTEAHDSAFPPHPGGAHVQIKCDDVAMYLSMEEWEFLDHHKEEYEVMIGKNQPSADGPNGQCLKAEYHSQLDSEQRDSNSNDTMEEAKTKDWNSENRFTAPKVPCFGACKTTSSPKRESVDKFYGPNNMPVKTCASTQSREFSALQNNKTLNHEPLSSTFLGTEIKDEQSNFDCEDTRVKINNSDQVDNPSLDSVQNLFSGILQKTCNHNAWSNQECLLDSHQIKTVNVTDSFVESNYDFDFIPQSFSEKFQHIPILDGHQSKMAEFTDPALLESNTLDHVQSHFGDVLQRKHITKGLSNERCSVVGQEIKNQEVSDCCLQNDRSLSVTNIFRDIPQKTHTKTELKLDGHQTKTVNLKECPLENKDTKNISNIFQNVFEKAHIKRKLTYQNEFKKVEINDPLVEGSDALYQLPNSFSDGLQRTCIKTELIHQEHAKNGPQQKIMDTTDSAVVDRHVFGYDTNPLQCHGKRELTYQECSMRSQQTKIVEFHRSTQENNSSLSIDWQTNSKPSTNLDHQYFIKEPIQHSKNSTWQTGRVQPSGKPLKMVSCSDCGKMFSCNSYLSRHQRLHTGEKPFTCSECGKSFSWMSSLVTHKRTHLGEKPFTCKQCGKRFSDYSGIIKHRRSHTGEKPYSCLMCGARFAQTYQLVKHQAVHLFEDVAKKS
- the LOC141107834 gene encoding uncharacterized protein isoform X2, with amino-acid sequence MKGCTMQTEKVISHILEIIYLMTGEEYMIVKKPSPYKCFSQISESLCQIKNSVLEIPADSAVHVRRNGCNPGSCVTHGMPGETQTEAHDSAFPPHPGGAHVQIKCDDVAMYLSMEEWEFLDHHKEEYEVMIGKNQPSDGPNGQCLKAEYHSQLDSEQRDSNSNDTMEEAKTKDWNSENRFTAPKVPCFGACKTTSSPKRESVDKFYGPNNMPVKTCASTQSREFSALQNNKTLNHEPLSSTFLGTEIKDEQSNFDCEDTRVKINNSDQVDNPSLDSVQNLFSGILQKTCNHNAWSNQECLLDSHQIKTVNVTDSFVESNYDFDFIPQSFSEKFQHIPILDGHQSKMAEFTDPALLESNTLDHVQSHFGDVLQRKHITKGLSNERCSVVGQEIKNQEVSDCCLQNDRSLSVTNIFRDIPQKTHTKTELKLDGHQTKTVNLKECPLENKDTKNISNIFQNVFEKAHIKRKLTYQNEFKKVEINDPLVEGSDALYQLPNSFSDGLQRTCIKTELIHQEHAKNGPQQKIMDTTDSAVVDRHVFGYDTNPLQCHGKRELTYQECSMRSQQTKIVEFHRSTQENNSSLSIDWQTNSKPSTNLDHQYFIKEPIQHSKNSTWQTGRVQPSGKPLKMVSCSDCGKMFSCNSYLSRHQRLHTGEKPFTCSECGKSFSWMSSLVTHKRTHLGEKPFTCKQCGKRFSDYSGIIKHRRSHTGEKPYSCLMCGARFAQTYQLVKHQAVHLFEDVAKKS